One window of the Candidatus Zixiibacteriota bacterium genome contains the following:
- a CDS encoding hypothetical protein (Evidence 5 : Unknown function) — protein sequence MPKYFAVIEDRVEKRRYTKQEQHGAPDKHIASEFLMRYLVIPFRNLL from the coding sequence TTGCCGAAATATTTCGCCGTAATTGAAGATCGAGTCGAGAAACGCCGCTATACCAAGCAGGAACAACATGGTGCACCAGATAAACATATCGCCTCCGAATTCCTTATGAGATATTTGGTTATCCCTTTTAGAAATCTATTGTAA
- a CDS encoding conserved membrane hypothetical protein (Evidence 4 : Unknown function but conserved in other organisms) gives MDIKGNLLKPGFDKINVAVGAFVFLFTFIIFRITVAPTLSFWDCGEFIACSYILGIPHPPGSPLFILIGRFFSVLPIASDICFRINFISVISSAITTLFGYLILVRVIKTWYQDQEFSGWKKAITFIGSATGAFFMAFSSTNWGNSVEAEVYSISMLIMALMFWLTLKFYDFRGTPKASRIIILVSYLAMLGVCVHLTTYLIMPISAIYFILKKDAPARAWWLLCGFFFAELVAIMLTADGRGGYPAFIAITVILLAVVAIMTYKHINWPVLFGIGAMSMIMVGFYQFFYGLIGATILMLVIAYYARQSDWKTGLMILLIAAAGFSVYAFVPIRSTQDPRIDENNTKRSFSIFVDFVDRKQYGRESMVERMFHRRGTWAHQFGRHNNMGFWSYFEEQYSSPKVFPLLLLLGLFGIYYAIQKKMEIGLPFFTFLLLASVGLILYMNFADGIKYDPVTGDAYQEVRNRDYFFTPFFMYFGLVLGLGVAGLMETVRVKTMEVKWSKFQKPALVVLSLLALTPTMALSDNYFPNDRSRNYYPYWYAYDLLNNCRPNSILFTSGDNDTFPLWCVQEVYKMRTDVNVVNLSLFNTDWYVAQMKEQGVPISLNYDQIYWENYDYDGQIIQRPKDPFYDRARKRRTYLVPMPFEGRIVKLQDMMVDDVVLTNNWQRPIYFTSDPYAESPLKLRDLTVSDGIVYRLEKEPPARRIDLDDSYKMFTQVFHYDGLNDYGIYRDENASGVMLAFGFNALRVADELQRTDQAEKARDFLRFIIDKYPEFFQSYSTLAQMYKKAGDTAAADDVLKEMVKNLSELHRVNPSNLFYTQDLGLAKYYTGDVEGGLALLWEAFDADPNSGYAYRKLVQVLYETKRTSEIMKATQMFADYKINRKDPLVQQLLGPTESIPSGSDAGQ, from the coding sequence TTGGATATAAAGGGTAATCTTCTCAAACCTGGCTTTGACAAAATCAATGTGGCTGTCGGGGCCTTTGTTTTCCTCTTCACTTTTATCATTTTCAGAATAACCGTCGCACCGACCCTGTCATTTTGGGATTGCGGCGAATTTATTGCCTGTTCATATATTTTGGGGATTCCCCACCCTCCCGGATCGCCGCTTTTTATTTTGATTGGCCGATTTTTCTCGGTTTTGCCTATCGCCTCGGACATCTGCTTCCGCATCAATTTTATCTCTGTAATTTCATCGGCCATAACGACTTTGTTCGGCTATCTGATTCTGGTTCGCGTCATTAAGACATGGTATCAGGATCAGGAATTCTCCGGATGGAAGAAAGCCATCACCTTTATCGGTTCCGCCACCGGCGCGTTTTTTATGGCCTTTTCGTCAACCAACTGGGGGAATTCCGTCGAGGCCGAGGTCTACAGCATTTCGATGCTTATCATGGCCCTGATGTTCTGGCTGACTTTGAAATTTTACGACTTTCGGGGTACTCCTAAGGCGTCGCGCATCATTATCCTTGTCTCCTATCTGGCCATGCTGGGGGTCTGCGTTCACTTGACCACCTATCTTATCATGCCGATTTCGGCCATCTATTTCATATTGAAGAAGGACGCCCCTGCCCGGGCCTGGTGGCTCCTTTGCGGCTTTTTCTTTGCGGAGTTGGTCGCCATAATGCTCACGGCGGATGGTCGCGGCGGCTATCCGGCCTTCATCGCCATCACTGTCATTCTCCTGGCGGTGGTCGCCATTATGACTTACAAGCATATCAACTGGCCGGTCCTGTTCGGAATCGGCGCCATGTCGATGATTATGGTCGGGTTTTACCAGTTCTTCTACGGCCTTATCGGCGCCACGATTCTGATGCTCGTCATTGCTTATTATGCCCGTCAGTCGGACTGGAAGACCGGACTTATGATACTTCTCATCGCCGCCGCTGGTTTTTCGGTGTATGCTTTCGTTCCGATTCGCTCCACCCAGGATCCCCGCATCGATGAGAACAATACTAAGCGGAGTTTTTCGATTTTTGTCGATTTTGTGGATCGCAAGCAGTATGGTCGGGAGTCGATGGTGGAGCGGATGTTCCATCGTCGCGGAACCTGGGCGCATCAGTTCGGACGGCACAATAATATGGGTTTCTGGAGCTATTTCGAGGAGCAGTACAGCAGTCCGAAAGTTTTCCCTCTTCTTCTTCTGCTCGGCTTATTCGGCATATATTACGCAATTCAGAAAAAAATGGAAATCGGCCTGCCGTTCTTCACCTTTCTCCTCCTCGCCTCGGTGGGTCTGATCTTATATATGAATTTCGCCGATGGCATAAAATATGACCCCGTCACCGGCGATGCCTATCAGGAGGTCCGCAACCGGGATTACTTCTTTACACCGTTCTTTATGTATTTCGGCCTGGTTCTCGGACTTGGCGTGGCGGGGCTTATGGAAACAGTCCGGGTCAAGACCATGGAGGTTAAATGGAGCAAATTCCAGAAACCGGCCCTGGTGGTGCTTTCGCTACTGGCCCTGACGCCGACCATGGCCCTCTCTGATAATTATTTCCCAAATGACCGCTCCCGCAATTATTATCCTTACTGGTATGCATATGATCTTTTGAACAACTGTCGGCCGAATTCCATTCTGTTCACCTCTGGCGATAATGATACCTTCCCTCTCTGGTGCGTTCAGGAAGTCTACAAGATGCGAACCGACGTCAACGTGGTCAATCTGTCGCTTTTCAATACCGACTGGTACGTCGCCCAGATGAAAGAACAGGGGGTCCCGATTTCCCTGAATTATGACCAGATTTACTGGGAAAATTACGACTATGACGGCCAGATTATACAGAGGCCCAAAGATCCGTTTTATGACCGGGCCCGCAAACGGCGCACCTATCTGGTGCCGATGCCGTTCGAGGGCCGGATCGTGAAACTGCAGGATATGATGGTTGATGATGTCGTGCTGACCAATAACTGGCAGCGTCCCATCTATTTCACATCCGATCCGTATGCCGAATCCCCGCTCAAGTTGCGGGACCTGACCGTCTCCGACGGGATAGTGTACCGTCTCGAAAAAGAACCGCCGGCCCGGCGCATCGATCTTGACGACAGTTATAAAATGTTCACCCAGGTCTTCCATTATGACGGGCTCAATGACTATGGTATTTACCGCGACGAAAACGCGTCGGGCGTGATGCTCGCTTTCGGCTTTAATGCTCTGCGGGTGGCCGATGAATTGCAGCGGACCGATCAGGCCGAAAAGGCTCGTGATTTTCTCCGCTTCATCATTGATAAATACCCGGAATTTTTCCAGAGTTATTCCACTCTGGCTCAGATGTATAAAAAAGCCGGAGATACCGCCGCGGCCGATGACGTGCTGAAAGAAATGGTGAAAAATCTTTCGGAACTGCACCGTGTCAACCCTTCAAACCTTTTCTATACTCAGGATCTCGGTCTGGCTAAATATTACACCGGTGATGTCGAAGGGGGCCTGGCCCTGCTCTGGGAGGCCTTTGACGCCGATCCTAACAGCGGTTACGCCTACCGAAAACTGGTGCAAGTTTTATATGAAACCAAGCGGACTTCCGAAATTATGAAGGCCACCCAGATGTTCGCCGATTACAAGATCAACCGGAAAGATCCGTTGGTTCAACAACTTTTGGGACCGACAGAGAGCATTCCTTCCGGTTCTGATGCCGGGCAGTAA